Proteins encoded by one window of Mycoplasma capricolum subsp. capricolum ATCC 27343:
- a CDS encoding ABC transporter ATP-binding protein produces MVGNVFEKLHTDVRNDKYSIVVDNFYKKFKDIEIGPFSFNIEKGKITALLGSSGSGKSVFINSLLGTSINYQGNIFINQKERKNSDSIQNNSDIGFYSQMDFSLYSISAYDFLYNMCYVMGLEQKLVKTRLEYWLKKFDLWEYKDKPLKSFSWGMKNRINLILCFIKEPKILVCDEPGANLDSHWRNQIYKILDEFRRKSNSTIILTVHNIDEVYDIIENFVILEKGKLLFCGTKQELNLYKKTKITFENNILLDEVEKILNQNDILTFNLDSDSNSLVIGLKEHQIFSDALNILEKNNLQIKSIASLSINIDAIKKALEDKITKHQPKYQPDINLNSNFNQSISFDKTSNNSNMTNQRDSTSNQLEVEVLNNNNNNNNNNNNNNIQSVNLINNLLQKTFLNMFNEINNLKQQVNQSNLDNYEFFVDELKAQINSVSEIKNDFLDKIDQLNTDQSSVLDLKDFISKQTNKIYHTLYKEIKNMNNPCKTKLKNHFDSFKNSSPLNDQFDQLKDQISYLKSKIHQNNSNNVNQFLKNEEFNRLKSDILSQKEELEQFKKELYFEKMLNEKLESFDNKLKEKESILELERLKKEIKDEQNKLREMLLLEKLVNN; encoded by the coding sequence ATGGTAGGAAATGTTTTTGAAAAACTACATACTGATGTTAGAAACGATAAATACAGTATAGTAGTTGATAATTTTTATAAAAAATTTAAAGATATAGAAATTGGTCCGTTTTCATTTAATATTGAAAAAGGGAAAATTACTGCTTTATTAGGAAGTAGTGGATCTGGAAAAAGTGTATTTATTAACTCACTACTAGGAACAAGTATTAATTATCAAGGAAACATTTTTATTAACCAAAAAGAAAGAAAAAATAGCGATTCGATTCAGAATAATTCTGATATTGGATTTTATTCACAAATGGACTTTTCTTTGTACTCAATCTCAGCTTATGATTTTTTATACAATATGTGCTATGTTATGGGTTTAGAACAAAAACTAGTTAAAACCAGACTAGAATATTGATTAAAAAAATTTGATTTATGAGAATATAAAGATAAACCTTTAAAAAGCTTTTCATGGGGAATGAAAAATCGTATTAATTTAATTTTATGTTTTATAAAAGAGCCTAAAATTTTAGTATGCGATGAACCTGGAGCTAACTTAGATTCTCATTGAAGAAATCAAATTTATAAAATCTTAGATGAATTTAGAAGAAAATCAAATAGTACAATAATTTTAACTGTTCATAATATAGACGAAGTTTATGATATTATAGAAAACTTTGTAATTTTAGAAAAAGGTAAATTACTATTTTGTGGTACTAAACAAGAACTAAATTTGTATAAAAAAACAAAGATTACATTCGAAAATAATATATTACTAGATGAAGTAGAAAAAATTTTAAATCAAAATGATATTTTAACTTTCAATCTAGATAGTGATTCTAATTCTTTAGTAATTGGTTTAAAAGAACATCAAATTTTTAGTGATGCTTTAAATATTTTAGAAAAAAACAATCTTCAAATAAAAAGTATTGCTAGTTTATCTATTAATATTGATGCAATTAAAAAAGCTTTAGAAGATAAGATCACTAAACATCAACCTAAATATCAACCAGATATTAATTTAAACTCTAATTTTAACCAATCAATTAGTTTTGATAAAACTTCAAATAATTCAAATATGACCAATCAGCGTGATTCAACTTCTAATCAATTAGAAGTTGAGGTATTAAATAATAACAATAATAATAACAATAATAATAACAATAATAATATTCAATCAGTTAATTTAATTAATAATTTATTGCAAAAAACATTTTTAAATATGTTTAATGAAATCAATAATTTAAAACAACAAGTTAATCAAAGCAATCTAGATAACTATGAATTTTTTGTAGATGAACTAAAAGCTCAAATTAATAGTGTTAGTGAAATTAAAAATGATTTTTTAGATAAAATAGATCAACTAAATACTGATCAAAGTAGTGTTTTAGATTTAAAAGATTTTATTAGCAAACAAACTAATAAAATTTATCACACACTTTATAAAGAAATAAAAAATATGAATAATCCTTGTAAAACTAAACTAAAAAATCATTTTGATTCTTTTAAAAATAGTTCACCTTTAAATGATCAATTTGATCAATTAAAAGATCAAATTTCTTATTTAAAATCTAAAATTCATCAAAATAACTCTAATAATGTTAATCAGTTTTTAAAAAATGAAGAATTTAATAGACTAAAGTCTGATATTTTATCTCAAAAAGAAGAACTAGAACAATTTAAAAAAGAGCTTTATTTTGAAAAAATGCTTAATGAAAAACTAGAAAGTTTTGATAACAAACTAAAAGAAAAGGAAAGTATTTTAGAATTAGAAAGACTAAAAAAAGAAATTAAAGATGAACAAAATAAATTACGTGAAATGTTACTTTTAGAAAAACTGGTTAATAACTAA
- a CDS encoding ribulose-phosphate 3-epimerase, whose product MKIVPSIYCANLIDLKTEITNLTKAQINQIHFDVMDGVFVKNYALSNKLVDEIKQHFPNLIIEVHIMGIDLLDKISLFKNADYLTFHYNAINDLNQAKLLIKEIRKHNLKPGIALDLNNEINDIQKILNEIELVTFMSIKPGFTGQKFEDSTWNKLNLIKELKVKYPHLKFQIDGGVRWENIKKLINCQLDWIVVGSLLFNEDNYLKVVNKIKQL is encoded by the coding sequence ATGAAAATTGTTCCATCAATTTATTGTGCAAATCTAATTGATTTAAAAACAGAAATAACTAATTTAACAAAAGCACAAATTAATCAAATTCATTTTGATGTAATGGATGGTGTGTTTGTTAAAAATTATGCTTTATCAAATAAACTTGTTGATGAAATTAAACAACATTTTCCAAATTTAATAATCGAAGTTCATATTATGGGAATTGATTTATTAGATAAAATTAGTTTATTTAAAAATGCTGATTATTTAACATTTCATTATAATGCTATTAATGATTTAAACCAAGCTAAGTTATTAATTAAAGAAATTAGAAAACATAATTTAAAACCAGGAATTGCTTTAGATCTTAATAATGAAATTAATGATATTCAAAAAATATTAAATGAAATAGAACTAGTTACTTTTATGTCAATTAAACCAGGGTTTACTGGACAAAAGTTTGAAGATTCTACTTGAAATAAACTAAATTTAATTAAAGAATTAAAAGTTAAATACCCTCATTTAAAATTTCAAATAGATGGTGGAGTTAGATGAGAAAATATTAAAAAATTAATTAATTGTCAATTAGATTGAATAGTAGTTGGTTCATTATTATTCAATGAAGATAATTATTTAAAAGTAGTAAATAAAATCAAACAACTTTAA
- a CDS encoding PTS ascorbate-specific subunit IIBC, whose product MDFGKYVLNFFTEFIGTPAILVALFAFIGSLLQKKKFTESLTSTIKTAIGFLIIGGGAGIIAGSIQKLGFAFNLLFQRSGAIANNDVLPGLFLNTSKIVLTGSLIMICAMFLNIVLARISKFKYIYLTGHVLFYFSTMFASVMHVAGLNLDEVKNLTTVVISGALLVSIYMVLTPALLNNHVIRITKNDNLALGHTGSLGYWLSAIIGLGIAKISKKPSRSTEDVNFPKGLAFLRNTNVAIGITMLLLYLIIYFTTFIVHGYEQMVAHKIIDNGKDVFVQGLLQSLTFAAGVEIVLIGVRMFIAEIIPSFQGISQKVVPDAKPALDCPIVFPYAPNAVLIGFISSFIGGIIAMGITILIVNLKGINVDIWIIIIPSIVPHFFVGATCGVFGNSTGGIKGAIIGSFVNGLIISFVPFLFIGLQLIPNISNNNQHIAWGDGDFLLGLPIGALLRLIGAKSAIWVLLLISIISWLILPIYSFLTKKINLVKKLDNNNRVKVINKDQKLISKYDLKKQYKIVAVCGQGLGSSLLIEMSLKNVIKELDLPIQITHTNLNSFDPTDETILAVVCGIDLQNSINFERKIVLENLLDQDQAKQKIKEFLS is encoded by the coding sequence ATGGATTTTGGAAAATATGTTTTAAATTTCTTTACTGAATTTATTGGAACTCCAGCAATACTAGTAGCGTTATTTGCTTTTATTGGTTCTTTATTACAAAAAAAGAAATTTACAGAAAGTTTGACTTCAACAATTAAAACAGCTATTGGCTTTTTAATTATTGGTGGTGGAGCTGGTATTATTGCTGGGTCTATTCAAAAATTAGGTTTTGCTTTTAACTTGTTATTTCAAAGATCTGGAGCTATTGCAAATAATGATGTTTTACCAGGTCTATTTTTAAATACTTCAAAAATAGTTTTAACTGGGTCATTAATTATGATTTGTGCTATGTTTTTAAATATAGTTTTAGCTAGAATTAGTAAATTTAAATATATTTATTTAACAGGTCATGTTTTATTTTATTTTTCAACAATGTTTGCAAGTGTAATGCATGTTGCTGGTTTAAATTTAGATGAAGTAAAAAACTTAACAACTGTAGTAATTTCTGGAGCTTTATTAGTTTCTATTTATATGGTGTTAACTCCAGCTTTATTAAATAATCATGTTATTAGAATTACTAAAAATGATAATTTAGCACTAGGACATACTGGTTCACTTGGTTATTGACTATCAGCAATTATTGGATTAGGAATAGCAAAAATTAGTAAAAAACCATCACGTTCTACTGAAGATGTTAATTTTCCAAAAGGACTAGCATTTTTAAGAAATACTAATGTAGCTATTGGTATAACTATGTTATTGCTTTATTTGATAATTTACTTTACTACTTTTATAGTTCATGGATATGAGCAAATGGTAGCTCATAAAATTATTGACAATGGAAAAGATGTTTTTGTACAAGGGTTATTACAATCTTTAACATTTGCAGCAGGAGTTGAAATTGTTTTAATTGGAGTAAGAATGTTTATTGCTGAAATTATTCCATCATTTCAAGGGATTTCACAAAAAGTAGTTCCAGATGCAAAACCAGCTTTAGATTGTCCAATTGTATTTCCTTATGCACCAAATGCAGTTCTAATTGGGTTTATTTCATCATTTATTGGTGGAATTATAGCAATGGGGATAACAATTTTAATTGTTAATTTAAAGGGAATTAATGTAGATATTTGAATTATTATTATTCCAAGTATTGTTCCACACTTTTTTGTTGGTGCTACTTGTGGGGTTTTTGGAAATTCAACAGGTGGTATTAAAGGAGCTATTATTGGTTCTTTTGTTAATGGATTAATTATTTCATTTGTTCCATTCTTATTTATTGGTTTACAATTAATTCCAAACATTTCTAATAACAATCAACATATTGCTTGAGGAGATGGAGACTTTTTATTAGGATTACCAATTGGAGCTTTATTAAGATTAATTGGAGCTAAAAGTGCTATTTGAGTTTTACTACTAATTAGTATAATAAGTTGATTAATTTTACCAATTTATAGTTTTTTAACTAAAAAAATTAATTTAGTTAAAAAACTAGATAATAACAATAGAGTTAAAGTTATTAATAAAGATCAAAAGCTTATATCAAAATACGATCTTAAAAAACAATACAAAATAGTTGCTGTTTGTGGTCAAGGTTTAGGTTCATCATTACTAATTGAAATGAGTTTAAAAAATGTTATTAAAGAATTAGATTTACCAATACAAATAACACATACTAATTTAAATTCATTTGATCCAACTGATGAAACTATATTAGCTGTAGTTTGTGGAATAGATTTGCAAAATAGTATTAATTTTGAACGTAAAATTGTTTTAGAAAATCTTTTAGATCAAGATCAAGCTAAACAAAAGATTAAGGAATTTTTAAGTTAA
- a CDS encoding PTS sugar transporter subunit IIA yields MLFKKELVSYIDTKITSWQQAIQIANQLLVKNHYVDDDFSKEIIELTNKIGPYYIIAPQIALLHLTPKEKWKDKNNAISLTVFKYPVIFKQEQRYYVKYCLSLFAKDNHSHIELLQKFAVLFNNKDFINELEKANNTQDILIVLQKYDK; encoded by the coding sequence ATGCTTTTTAAAAAAGAACTTGTAAGTTATATAGATACAAAAATCACTTCCTGACAACAAGCTATACAAATTGCTAACCAATTATTAGTAAAAAATCATTATGTTGATGATGACTTTTCAAAAGAAATAATAGAACTAACAAATAAAATTGGTCCATATTATATTATTGCTCCGCAAATAGCTTTACTTCACTTAACACCAAAAGAAAAGTGAAAAGATAAAAACAACGCTATTAGTTTAACTGTTTTTAAATATCCTGTAATTTTTAAACAAGAACAAAGATATTATGTTAAATATTGTTTGTCATTATTTGCAAAAGATAATCATTCACATATTGAACTTTTACAAAAGTTTGCAGTTTTATTTAATAATAAAGACTTTATAAATGAATTAGAAAAAGCTAATAACACACAAGATATATTAATAGTTTTACAAAAATATGATAAATAG
- a CDS encoding lipoprotein, producing the protein MKKLLTLLGSIGMVASTAAVAVACTDRGTNTSSKEDDNSNQGEKSKPENGEKPASQPSGKTSDEGSEMPGDDPKPSIQPENPKEKQLEEAQKTLDNAKKVAEKAKLDLEKAKKENKGVKEAEKAKEDADKAVKEAEKKLEDLKKAQPENPKEKQLEEAQKTLDNAKKVAEKAKLDLEKAKRENKGVKEAEKAKEDADKAVKEAEKKLEDLKKAQPENPKEKQLEEAQKTLDNAKKVAEKAKLDLEKAKKENKGVKEAEKAKEDADKAVKEAEKKLEDLKKAVRVPDSGDASITTIELASSTGDEHTLNF; encoded by the coding sequence ATGAAAAAATTGTTAACTTTATTAGGTTCAATTGGTATGGTAGCTTCAACAGCAGCAGTTGCAGTTGCATGTACTGATAGAGGTACTAATACAAGTTCTAAAGAAGATGATAATAGTAACCAAGGTGAAAAATCAAAACCTGAAAATGGGGAAAAACCAGCTAGTCAACCATCAGGGAAAACTAGTGATGAGGGTAGTGAAATGCCAGGAGATGATCCAAAGCCATCTATACAACCTGAAAATCCTAAAGAAAAGCAATTAGAAGAAGCACAAAAAACTTTAGATAATGCTAAAAAAGTAGCTGAAAAAGCTAAATTAGATTTAGAAAAAGCAAAAAAAGAAAATAAAGGTGTAAAAGAAGCTGAAAAAGCTAAAGAAGATGCTGATAAAGCAGTTAAAGAAGCTGAAAAAAAACTAGAAGATCTTAAAAAGGCTCAACCTGAAAATCCTAAAGAAAAGCAATTAGAAGAAGCACAAAAAACTTTAGATAATGCTAAAAAAGTAGCTGAAAAAGCTAAATTAGATTTAGAAAAAGCAAAAAGAGAAAATAAAGGTGTAAAAGAAGCTGAAAAAGCTAAAGAAGATGCTGATAAAGCAGTTAAAGAAGCTGAAAAAAAACTAGAAGATCTTAAAAAGGCTCAACCTGAAAATCCTAAAGAAAAGCAATTAGAAGAAGCACAAAAAACTTTAGATAATGCTAAAAAAGTAGCTGAAAAAGCTAAATTAGATTTAGAAAAAGCAAAAAAAGAAAATAAAGGTGTAAAAGAAGCTGAAAAAGCTAAAGAAGATGCTGATAAAGCAGTTAAAGAAGCTGAAAAAAAACTAGAAGATCTTAAAAAGGCTGTAAGAGTACCTGATTCAGGTGATGCATCTATAACAACAATTGAATTAGCTAGTTCTACTGGTGATGAACATACTTTAAATTTTTAA
- a CDS encoding lipoprotein, translating to MKKLLTLLGSIGVVASTAAVAVACENKAPATSLSKDNNTGVKEKSEDKPREKSSEGTESAPHLDQPSVDESTKEAKKKEIDKAEQSVKEAEKKAKLARERYRKAHQNSSYSEEILNEIDAAQNEVERAEAELKDAKENLQKLKK from the coding sequence ATGAAAAAATTGTTAACTTTACTAGGTTCAATTGGTGTGGTAGCTTCAACAGCAGCAGTTGCTGTAGCTTGTGAGAATAAAGCACCTGCTACAAGTTTAAGTAAGGACAATAATACTGGTGTTAAAGAAAAATCTGAAGATAAACCAAGAGAAAAATCATCTGAAGGAACTGAAAGTGCACCACATTTAGATCAACCTAGTGTAGATGAATCTACTAAAGAAGCTAAGAAAAAAGAAATAGATAAAGCAGAACAATCTGTTAAAGAAGCAGAAAAAAAAGCAAAATTAGCTAGAGAAAGATATAGAAAAGCCCACCAGAATAGTAGTTATTCTGAAGAAATTTTAAATGAAATTGATGCAGCTCAAAACGAAGTAGAAAGAGCTGAAGCAGAATTAAAGGATGCTAAAGAAAATTTACAAAAATTAAAAAAATAA
- a CDS encoding lipoprotein, giving the protein MKKLLTLLGSIGMVASTAAVAVACTDRGTNTSSKEENNDKKPEGENKPNSSETSESEGTQGDEPESGESSDQAKQEELKKAQEAVTKAQKALEDAKKALEDAKTKKDQKAEEAANAAIKKAEEELNAAKAKLNELQKPSDQAKQEELKKAQEAVTKAQKSLEDAKKALEDAKTKKDQKAEEAANAAIKKAEEELNAAKAKLNELQKPSDQPMAAPLSSNSSLGIDFGWDSHTLDL; this is encoded by the coding sequence ATGAAAAAGTTGTTAACTTTATTAGGTTCAATTGGTATGGTAGCTTCAACAGCAGCAGTTGCAGTTGCATGTACTGATAGAGGTACTAATACAAGTTCTAAAGAAGAAAATAATGATAAAAAACCTGAAGGTGAAAACAAACCGAATTCAAGTGAAACTTCTGAAAGCGAAGGAACTCAAGGTGATGAACCAGAATCAGGTGAATCAAGCGATCAAGCTAAACAAGAAGAATTAAAAAAGGCTCAAGAAGCAGTTACTAAAGCACAAAAAGCTTTAGAAGATGCTAAAAAAGCTTTAGAAGATGCTAAAACTAAAAAAGATCAAAAAGCAGAAGAAGCAGCTAATGCAGCAATTAAAAAAGCAGAAGAAGAATTAAATGCTGCTAAAGCAAAACTTAATGAACTTCAAAAACCAAGCGATCAAGCTAAACAAGAAGAATTAAAAAAGGCTCAAGAAGCAGTTACTAAAGCACAAAAATCTTTAGAAGATGCTAAAAAAGCTTTAGAAGATGCTAAAACTAAAAAAGATCAAAAAGCAGAAGAAGCAGCTAATGCAGCAATTAAAAAAGCAGAAGAAGAATTAAATGCTGCTAAAGCAAAACTTAATGAACTTCAAAAACCAAGCGATCAACCAATGGCAGCTCCTTTATCAAGTAATAGTTCATTGGGAATAGATTTTGGATGAGATAGTCATACTTTAGATCTTTAA
- a CDS encoding lipoprotein, with amino-acid sequence MKKLLTLLGSIGMVASTAAVAVACTDRGTNTSSNKDNNGGEKPGNQPTNENSDKNEEIQGDDSGTGKSTDEAKEKQIAEAREAVKKAEDKVAAAKEKHQKAESEAKKAQGPEKQAKQQAEKNAKEELDKAEAELKTARENLEKLQKPSTDEAKEKQIAEAREAVKKAEDKVAAAKEKDQKAESEAKKAQGPEKQAKQQAEKNAKEELDKAEAELKTARENLEKLQKPSTDEAKEKQIAEAREAVKKAEDKVAAAKEKHQKAESEAKKAQGPEKQAKQQAEKNAKEELDKAEAELKTARENLEKLQKPSTDEAKEKQIAEAREAVKKAEDKVAAAKEKHQKAESEAKKAQGPEKQAKQQAEKNAKEELDKAEAELKTARENLEKLQKPSTDEAKEKQIAEAREAVKKAEDKVAAAKEKHQKAESEAKKAQGPEKQAKQQAEKNAKEELDKAEAELKTARENLEKLQKPSTRLLTVSDSLDLNIDTESYNVLGF; translated from the coding sequence ATGAAAAAGTTGTTAACTTTATTAGGTTCAATTGGTATGGTAGCTTCAACAGCAGCAGTTGCAGTTGCATGTACTGATAGAGGTACTAATACAAGTTCAAATAAAGACAATAATGGTGGTGAAAAACCTGGAAATCAACCAACTAATGAAAATAGCGATAAAAATGAAGAAATTCAGGGCGATGATTCTGGAACTGGTAAATCTACTGATGAAGCAAAAGAAAAACAAATAGCTGAAGCAAGAGAAGCTGTTAAAAAAGCAGAAGACAAAGTAGCTGCAGCTAAAGAAAAGCATCAAAAAGCCGAAAGTGAAGCTAAAAAAGCTCAAGGTCCTGAAAAGCAAGCTAAGCAACAAGCTGAAAAAAATGCCAAAGAAGAATTAGATAAAGCAGAAGCTGAATTAAAAACTGCTAGAGAAAACCTTGAAAAATTACAAAAACCATCTACTGATGAAGCAAAAGAAAAACAAATAGCTGAAGCAAGAGAAGCTGTTAAAAAAGCAGAAGACAAAGTAGCTGCAGCTAAAGAAAAGGATCAAAAAGCCGAAAGTGAAGCTAAAAAAGCTCAAGGTCCTGAAAAGCAAGCTAAGCAACAAGCTGAAAAAAATGCCAAAGAAGAATTAGATAAAGCAGAAGCTGAATTAAAAACTGCTAGAGAAAACCTTGAAAAATTACAAAAACCATCTACTGATGAAGCAAAAGAAAAACAAATAGCTGAAGCAAGAGAAGCTGTTAAAAAAGCAGAAGACAAAGTAGCTGCAGCTAAAGAAAAGCATCAAAAAGCCGAAAGCGAAGCTAAAAAAGCTCAAGGTCCTGAAAAGCAAGCTAAGCAACAAGCTGAAAAAAATGCCAAAGAAGAATTAGATAAAGCAGAAGCTGAATTAAAAACTGCTAGAGAAAACCTTGAAAAATTACAAAAACCATCTACTGATGAAGCAAAAGAAAAACAAATAGCTGAAGCAAGAGAAGCTGTTAAAAAAGCAGAAGACAAAGTAGCTGCAGCTAAAGAAAAGCATCAAAAAGCCGAAAGTGAAGCTAAAAAAGCTCAAGGTCCTGAAAAGCAAGCTAAGCAACAAGCTGAAAAAAATGCCAAAGAAGAATTAGATAAAGCAGAAGCTGAATTAAAAACTGCTAGAGAAAACCTTGAAAAATTACAAAAACCATCTACTGATGAAGCAAAAGAAAAACAAATAGCTGAAGCAAGAGAAGCTGTTAAAAAAGCAGAAGACAAAGTAGCTGCAGCTAAAGAAAAGCATCAAAAAGCCGAAAGTGAAGCTAAAAAAGCTCAAGGTCCTGAAAAGCAAGCTAAGCAACAAGCTGAAAAAAATGCCAAAGAAGAATTAGATAAAGCAGAAGCTGAATTAAAAACTGCTAGAGAAAACCTTGAAAAATTACAAAAACCATCTACTAGGTTATTAACAGTATCAGATTCACTAGATCTAAATATTGATACTGAAAGTTATAATGTATTAGGCTTTTAA
- a CDS encoding YebC/PmpR family DNA-binding transcriptional regulator, translated as MGRAHEVRAASMAKTAAKKSAANGRAAKEIYMAAKQGGIDPNSNLALRSVIDKAKANQIPRDVIERAIKRAAGGDAENYVSNRYEGIGPSNVAILVDTLTSNVNRAAAMIREVFNKNKGNPDGKVNFLFEDVAMFAFKNKKEDEVLEALMSDEVEINDLICEDETIIIYAPFKAYNSVKHSLDKLNIDEYLISEIRAIPIDKRIEIKDKQTKLQLQTLLDKLDELEDVQNVYHNAEL; from the coding sequence ATGGGAAGAGCACATGAAGTAAGAGCCGCTTCAATGGCTAAAACTGCTGCTAAAAAATCTGCAGCAAACGGAAGAGCAGCAAAAGAAATTTATATGGCTGCAAAACAAGGTGGAATTGATCCAAATTCAAATTTAGCTTTAAGATCTGTAATTGATAAAGCTAAAGCTAATCAAATACCAAGAGATGTAATTGAAAGAGCAATTAAAAGAGCTGCTGGTGGTGATGCTGAAAATTATGTATCTAATAGATATGAAGGTATAGGACCTAGTAATGTAGCAATTTTAGTTGATACTTTAACAAGTAATGTTAATAGAGCAGCTGCTATGATTAGAGAAGTTTTTAATAAAAATAAAGGTAATCCAGACGGAAAAGTAAATTTTTTATTTGAAGATGTAGCAATGTTTGCTTTTAAAAATAAAAAAGAAGATGAAGTTTTAGAAGCTTTAATGAGTGATGAAGTTGAAATTAATGATTTAATTTGTGAAGATGAAACTATTATTATTTATGCTCCTTTTAAAGCTTATAATAGTGTTAAACATTCATTAGATAAACTAAATATTGATGAATATTTAATTTCAGAAATTAGAGCTATTCCAATTGATAAAAGAATTGAAATTAAAGATAAACAAACTAAATTACAATTACAAACTTTATTAGATAAATTAGATGAATTAGAAGATGTACAAAACGTCTATCACAATGCTGAGTTGTAG
- a CDS encoding deoxynucleoside kinase produces MKIAIFGTVGAGKSTISQEISKRLGYEIFKEPVEENPYFEQYYKDLKKTVFKMQIYMLTARSKQLKQAKNLENIIFDRTLLEDPIFMKVNYDLNNVDQIDYNTYIEFYNNVVLENLKIPENKLSFDIVIYLRVSTKTAISRIKKRGRSEEPLIGDEYWETLNKNYEEFYKQNVYNFPFFVVDAELDVKAQIELIMNKLNSIKNPD; encoded by the coding sequence ATGAAAATTGCAATTTTTGGTACTGTGGGAGCTGGAAAATCAACAATTTCTCAAGAAATTAGTAAAAGACTAGGTTATGAAATTTTTAAAGAACCAGTTGAAGAAAATCCTTATTTTGAACAATACTATAAAGATTTAAAAAAGACTGTTTTTAAAATGCAAATTTATATGTTAACAGCTAGATCAAAACAACTAAAACAGGCAAAAAACTTAGAAAACATTATTTTTGACAGAACCTTATTAGAAGATCCTATTTTTATGAAAGTTAATTATGATTTAAATAATGTTGATCAAATTGACTATAATACTTATATTGAATTTTATAATAATGTTGTTTTAGAAAATTTAAAAATTCCTGAAAACAAACTAAGTTTTGATATTGTTATTTATTTAAGAGTTTCAACTAAAACTGCAATTAGTAGAATTAAAAAAAGAGGAAGAAGCGAAGAGCCGTTAATTGGTGATGAATATTGAGAAACCTTAAATAAAAATTATGAAGAGTTTTACAAACAAAATGTTTATAATTTCCCTTTTTTTGTTGTTGATGCTGAATTAGATGTAAAAGCTCAAATAGAATTAATTATGAATAAATTAAACTCAATAAAAAATCCAGATTAG
- a CDS encoding pseudouridine synthase produces the protein MSLERLQKVISSRGYCSRRTAEKLILENRVKVNNQIINKLGVKIDPKAEIIIDNKLVTSDSNNQKYYYLFYKPRLVLTTMYDPKKRKTVADYFKDLNHRVYPVGRLDYDVSGLLIMTNDGELSNFIMHPKYEFLKTYQGLCQGQVNKQQVNQLIKGVYIDNNYLTKAYSSKLIKYDKLKNVSIVELTINEGKKHHVKKMFESIQAQLLKLKRTRIEFLEIDNLKPGQYRELKVHEIKKLYGIYHSLKQNNKK, from the coding sequence ATGAGCTTAGAAAGGTTACAAAAAGTCATTAGTAGTCGAGGGTATTGTTCAAGAAGAACTGCTGAAAAACTAATATTAGAAAATAGAGTTAAAGTTAATAATCAAATTATTAATAAATTAGGAGTAAAAATTGATCCCAAAGCTGAAATTATTATAGATAATAAATTAGTAACATCTGATTCAAATAATCAAAAATATTATTATTTATTTTATAAGCCTAGATTAGTTTTAACTACTATGTATGATCCTAAAAAAAGAAAAACAGTAGCTGATTATTTTAAAGATTTAAACCATCGAGTTTATCCAGTTGGACGTTTAGATTATGATGTAAGTGGTTTATTAATTATGACAAATGATGGTGAGTTATCTAATTTTATAATGCACCCAAAATATGAGTTTTTAAAAACATACCAAGGCCTTTGTCAAGGTCAAGTTAATAAACAACAAGTTAATCAACTAATTAAAGGTGTATATATTGATAATAATTATTTAACAAAAGCTTATAGTTCTAAATTAATAAAATATGATAAATTAAAAAATGTTTCAATTGTAGAACTAACTATTAATGAAGGTAAAAAACATCATGTTAAAAAAATGTTTGAATCTATTCAAGCTCAACTTTTGAAATTAAAAAGAACTAGAATTGAATTTTTAGAAATAGATAATTTAAAACCTGGTCAATATCGTGAGTTAAAAGTTCATGAAATTAAAAAACTTTATGGTATTTATCATTCTTTAAAACAAAATAATAAAAAATAA